The Methanomassiliicoccales archaeon genome contains the following window.
GAGGGTACATGGGAACTGGAGAAACCAGTTCTCGTAAAGTCTTTCCCAGGCGAGCGAGATAAGAAAGGACCAAAAGCCCGGTGAGGATTCCGTCGCCGGTGGTGGAATAGCGGCGGAAGACGATGTGGCCGGAGGGCTCGCCGCCGAGATCGATCGCGTGCTCCCGCATGGTCCAGGCCACGAATCTATCGCCCACCGGAACGCGAAGAACTTCGAAGCCTCGCTCCTGAAGGTATGCTTCCGCCCCGAGATTGGCAAGGACTGTGAACACCACAGCTTTCTTGCGGATCTCGCCCCATCCCAAAAGATGAGGAGCAAGGGCGGCCATGAGTTGATCGCCCTCCACGATTGCGCCCGTCTCATCCACGAAAACGGCGCGGTCGCCATCACCGTCGAAGCCGATTCCAAGATCAGCGGATAGTTCGCGCACCGTTTGGGAAAGAAGGGTTGGGGAAGCCGCCCCGCTTGCGTTGATCTTTGCTCCATCGGGCTCAGCACCCAGAAGGTGGATCTCCGCGCAACTTTCCTGAAATATCTCCGGGGCCACTACTGCCGTGGCTCCGAAGGCGCAATCCAAAACGATTTTTAGTCCGGAAAACCTTGGACTCTTAACCCATTTTCGTAAAAGCTCCAAATATCTTTCCTGCGCCTCGGAAAAGGTGCGGATATTCCCGAAACTTTGGCCGGTGTGGTTTAAGCTCAGACAAGCCTCGACCCTTTCCTCTTCCGCAACGGCGAGTTTTAATCCCTCGGGATTGTAGAATTTAAGGCCATTATCCTCGGGCGGATTATGGGAGGCAGAGATGACAAGGCCGAGGTCGAA
Protein-coding sequences here:
- a CDS encoding phosphoglucosamine mutase, whose product is FDLGLVISASHNPPEDNGLKFYNPEGLKLAVAEEERVEACLSLNHTGQSFGNIRTFSEAQERYLELLRKWVKSPRFSGLKIVLDCAFGATAVVAPEIFQESCAEIHLLGAEPDGAKINASGAASPTLLSQTVRELSADLGIGFDGDGDRAVFVDETGAIVEGDQLMAALAPHLLGWGEIRKKAVVFTVLANLGAEAYLQERGFEVLRVPVGDRFVAWTMREHAIDLGGEPSGHIVFRRYSTTGDGILTGLLVLSYLARLGKTLRELVSPVPMYP